TACTAGAGTAAGAAAGTATGGTATTGTCAGGGCAAGAATTGTCGAGGTTCTTGCTACCTCTACCAAAACACTTAGCATTCACTTACCAGAAAAAGATCCTCAGTACAATGGCATTTTGACCCTACCCTCGCAAGGCAAAGTATCCATTCTTTCTTCTATGAAAACAAATTCTTACATTCGATCATTGGAAGGCCAGTTTACTAGTGGACGCTTCAGAATTTGCAACGTCGATGAAAGTGTCACTTCATTCAAGAGAGAGGTTCAAAATGACAGTAGTAGAGTATTTGAGTATAAGTCGTCTACGTTTGAAGTTACAAGTTCAGAGTCGGCGTTATCGCCTGAACTGTCAAAGGCGCTACTCGAACTCTTGTCGTCAAAGGTATCTCGCATTCAATATGAGAATCATTCCGATACAGATGCCTTGGTGAATGCAGCTCTTGAAGCGTTGGTTTCCGACCTGGCTCAGGATAATCTTGAGCGCTGTTTAATTCTCTTGCCCACCCAGAATCATGTTCAGAGGTTCAAGATCGAAGACCGTCTTCTGCATCTTTGCCATAGAGCAGGTGATATCGGCGGGGTTCAGAATACCATGAACAgtattcttcaagaagtccaaaTGTTATCTGAGAAGCTTGAGTTGCAAGAATACGATTTTGGGACTTCGATGAGAAATGCAATCATCTTCTATGAAACCCATGTCGAACCCAGATGGACAGAGTATCTCAAGACGCTCAAGAAAACCATAACTTCGGTTCGCAAGTATCCATTTCGAACTTTCTCGTTCGACAACGATATGTCCATTGAAGGTGCATTAGCAAGTGTAGTCGAACATTTTACCGGTGTGAAGAGAACTTTCTCGCAGATCCAGAGAATGCTTCCTCTTGACAAAGCAGACTTTGAGAATGAGCCCGAGGAAGTCGAGAGGCTTCTTTGCTCAACGTTTCCAATTGTATTGGCCTCTGTTGATTCGCTTCAATATATTGAGCGCAATTTCAAAACGGTGATATCTTTCGTGGGAGTTGAAACAAACTCAGCGGTCTCATCGAATACCAACAGAACTGTCTATTTcagcaacagcttcaaCGATCTAGTACAGCCAGATGCCTCTCTCACAGAAACTCACCAAAGGGCTGAAATTCTACGAATTCTAGGAAGGGAAGGTGGTAAAGAAAACCTCAGATACAATCCTGGCCTCAAATATACTTGTCAACAGATTAAAATCCCAGCTTCCGATAAACAAGTCAATGTGGCTGAAGGTACTTATCTTGTATCTTTGTACCAGTTCATGAGGCTCATAGGATACCGCCACGAGGATATCACCATAGTGGTGACATCACCGTATATGAAGCTACTTGTGGAAGAGCTACTcgaagacaagaagatcgagaAAGGCAGTGTTCCTATAGACCTGTCCTCCTTTGCTTTTGGCTGGCCCTTAATTCAGCTTGCTTCCCAGCCCCAAGTTTTGTCCAAGTACGTGCTCTTTTCTTGCCATGGAGACATGGGTTTTAAACATACAGAAATCGCCATTTCCAGCGCCTCCCTTGGCTTCTACGCTTTTGGAAGCCATTCTTCACCCTTTTACATTAAAATTGCTCCTTTGGAAATTTTCACTGGCGCAAACTTGCAAGCTACCATCGACGATAGAGAAAAAGGCAGCTCTGCCTACGTTATCGAAGGTTCTGAGCACATGGCTGAATATGTGGAGCAGATTACTGCTGCAAGACAGAAAGCAATGGCAAATTAGGATAtgaagtcaaaaagaacaaagtAATTTGGGTGATGATCTTCGTCAGTTTCAGAATCAAGAACTCCATCGAAGGGAACGCACAAGATCTTAAAACGCACCGTTTTTGCATCCATTTTCTGCAAGTATGCCGGACAAACTCTGTGTTATCTGGAATATCTACTTCGAGAAAGAaggttgatgatgattgttcaaagggaaaaaaaggttcTTTTCGTGGAAGCATTTCTGCTTTTGAAACCTTTCGACATTTTTTCCTGATCCGATTTTTTTATGTCTTAGCCTTGAGCTCGCGTGGGTCTCGACTTTCTAGAGTACGGCGATTTCAGACAACATCTCAACGGCAGGAAAGTTCCGGATACCTCGAACACCTGGCAACTACGCACCTATTGTTTTTTCTCGAGAGGCGCGCGAGGCAAAATCTCGTCACGTGCACATGTGCGACATTGCGACATTTCTTTTGCCGCCAACATCGAGCTCCGAGGTTTACATGACGATAATCGAGGATTTCCGATCAAATCATCATCTCACTAGAACTACTTCAACTTTGAGCCCTCTGCAGTCTGTGAATCGCTTTTTGGGCAAATATACGAATCTCAAGGTAAGTCGTGCGCGGCCCAAACATCCTGTTTGGGAAGCATCCGTGTTGTTTTAGCAGATGTCGTGCTAATCGCCTTATCTTGGTTATGTAAGCAGTTATCAGGATCGCACGACAATGTCGCACCAGTCTCACCCATAGGGCGCCATCAAAGGCGTTAATTCAAGCGAATTTGATCAATTGTGTCAAGATATTCGTGATATTGAACCTGTCAAATATAACCAGATGcattcactttttttttgatttaCCTTGTAAACTCTTTTGGCCGTCGCCAAAATTCAAGGTAAAATGTCGCGGGCTTATCTGATGGATGGAATTTTTTCAACCTGCTACAAAAGAGAACTACTCCAGACTTCTTAACAAACTCAAACGGTGCTCAGGCTCCCCCCAAGAATTTCTATTTTTATTCGAAGGTTCCTTCTCCCAATCGACTAGACTCAAGATCGTCGTTATCTGGAAACCCTTCCCGCTTATCACCTCCCCCTCAGATAAGCAACCCGAATTCACCCTACTCTCACCTTCCccttttcaaaaaagtatccaaaattcttcaactctcGCTGTTTCCCCAACTGCCCGCCATGAGTGAAATCCAGAGATTACCTCAGGTGGTGAACCCAAACCCAGTGCACCCAAACGCCAAAACAACCACCCTGATAAACAACGGCACCACCACAACGAAACTGAACATTTCACTGCCGGTTTGTCGAAACTGCAAAACTCAAACCACCCCGCTATGGCGACGTGATGAGACGGGCCAGGTTTTGTGTAATGCGTGTGGgttgtttttgaagcttcatGGACGGCCCCGCCCAATCAGCTTGAAGACTGACACAATCAAGCTGAGAAATAGAATCAAGCAGCCCAACTTCCTGAAAAAACATGGAACCAACACGCCAGAATTGAAACTGAAGGATTCGAGAGTCTCACTGGCAAATGCTGGTGTCAACACCGCCAATGGCGGGAAGAAGCTGCCCAAACCTGGGAGAAAGCGGTCTCCTCCCCCAGATTTCGCTGTGCAGCCCAAGCATCACCAGGGACCCCAATtccagcaccagcaccagcaccagcaccagcaccagcaacCTCAACAATTCCACCAACAGCAACACCAGCAACACCCTCCTCACTTGATCCACCACTTGCCTGGCATTCCTGGCTCGTCCACGGCCATTCCTCTGCCTCTTTCTCACCCTGCTAGAGGTCCTTCACATGGCCACTTGCCCCACCATTTGCACCATCTTTCGGGTTTGTCGTCGTCCCAGGTGCAGCTGTTGCACTACCCTTCGTCAACACCCACGCAGTTTGCTCCAGGCTTGCAAAGAATCACCTCTCCTCTTATGCTCAGTACAACTCTTCTGAACGCCAGATCGGTGTCTTCCACAGGTGCTGCATCTCCCAAGAGTTCTCTTTCGGCAGCTCAGGCGGCTGGCGCTTTGGAAAATATGCTGAATGTGCTTGGTCCATCTGCGACGTTCAAAGGCTCTTCCCACGAAATGAACGGTGTGTCGTTAATGGGCCACTCGGCAAAGACTCCTCTGTCTGCTCTTAAACAAGAGTCTCGGATCTTGCCGGGCattcctccttcttcagctcCCTCCACGGGCGCTTCCACTAATGTGATTGCGTCTCCTTCGTTCGGTCCACAATTCCATTTAGACTCGCCCAAGAGAGACAACTCACAGGGTCTCTCAAAGCCCTCGTTGCCTCCATTGCAGCTGAGAACGCAAAATGCTacttctgcttcaacttttttggCCCCTACAACTTCAGCACCTAACTCCGGACCCTTGCCTCCAATCCAGAGTCTTCATCCCGTGAAAATGGAGGAGAGAAATGCGTTGGACGGTGAAAACGCAAGAGTTGTGTCACATTCGACTGGCGAAGTCCAATCGACGCAAAACACAGCGCCCAACTCTGGAAATGCTGGAAATTCTCAACAGCAGTCGGGCCAGAATGAAGGACATGAACAGAGCTCCAACAGAAGTAGCAACAACAATAACAACAACAACGGCGACAACGGGAACAGCAACAATAACAATGATGGTAACAACGGCAATAACGGTAACAATGACGGTCTGAAAAAAGCAAACGATGCGGACAGCATTGCTTACGAGAATACCTTGTTAAAGACTAGAATCTCTGAATTGGAGCTTGTCAACGACTTGTACAGAACAAGAATCATGGAATTAGAGGCGATGGAGCAGGCCGCAAGATTGAGAGAGTCTTCcatgaggagaagattggACGAAGTGATCGCTTTGCAAGCACAGAATGCTGCACGTCAAGGTGATGAGGgagaggagaaaaaggccAAAACAGATCAGTAATGCGGGGCTTCTGCTTTCTGGACTGATCAATGTATAATGTtaacgacgacgatgatgactGGCTAGTActaattctttttttttattgtTATTATATTGTTGGTCTGTATAATTATTTAATGGCAACCATCAGCAGTCCGTAGATAAAAGCATATGACTTGCTTATGTCTTTACGTCAGGTTCGTCTTTGCCCAAGAACTCCTtaaacttcaacaagttcaagatgaaggagatatctttggagaagaacttgtCGACAGGTTCGTTGTAAGTTGATGGGTCGGCAGAGTGTTTTTCCAAGTACAACCTGACAGTAGCACCGGAAGAGCCAGTTCCGGATAAACGCACAATGAAACGCAAGCCGTTAGTGAATTTGATGAACAAACCTTGGTTCTTAGACACAGAGCCGTCCAAGTCGGTGTAGGAGAAGTTTGCAGCCTCCTTGACAACGTAACCTTCAGCCAACTCGGAGCCTTCCTTCTTCGACTCCACGATCGACGAAAGCAATTCGACAAGCTTGTTGGCACCCTCACTCGACACCTCTTCGTAATCGTATCTGGTGAAAAACGTTCTGCCGTATTTTTGCCAAAACTTCTCTTGGACGGCCTTGATGCTAGTCTTTTCTTGAGGGAACTTCTGGTTGAAGTCGGCCAACACGTTCAACCAAGCGCAAATGGCCCACAAGCCATCTTTTTCTCTGATGTGATTGGAGCCCGTCCCGAAACTCTCCTCGCCGCAAATGGACAACTTCTTAGCGTCGAACAAGTTGCAGAAAAACTTCCAGCCAGTGGGAACCTCGTAAACGTTCAAGCCTTTGTCCAGGGCCACCAAGTCCAAGGCACCAGAAGTTGGCATTGAACGGGCCAAGCCGTAGACGccttgcttcttgaagtatgGAATAGCCTCGGCGTACTCGGAAATGATAGCCACCGAGTCACCAGGCGACACAAAAGCGCCAGCACCGTAGATCATGTTCCTGTCACCATCACCGTCGGAGGCAGCACCAAAGGCAATATTTTCAGCATCAACTCTGCTGACCAAGGTCTCAGCGTAGGTCAAGTTAGGGTCAGGGTGCAAGCCGCCAAAGTCTGGCTTTGGAACACAGTTCTGGACCGAGGTCTGGGGCAAGCCCAATTCTTCCACAAAGATCTTCTGGCCGTAAGGACCCGTGATACCGTTCAAGGCATCGAACAACACCTGGAAGCCCTGGGACTCGCCGGCGGAATGgatgaacttcttgatgaggtCGAAGTCGAAGATCTCCTTCATGAGAGCAACGTAGTCGGCGGTCGAGTCGATAATCTCCACCTCAATTGGCCCGACTTTCGAGGTGCCAATGCTGCCTAGGTCGACCTTGTCGAACTTGTACGTCTTGTAGTGCGTAAGCGTCTTAGagatttcaaaaatcttgTTTGTCACCAGCTCAGGCGCAGGCCCGCcgttggccaagttgtATTTGATACCCATATCCTTGTCAGGACCACCTGGATTGTGGGAAGCAGTCAAGATGATGCCTCCGGTGGCGTTCTTGATTCTAATGACGTGAGAAGTGGCAGGAGTCGAAAGCAAGCCGTTCTGGCCCAcaatcaacttcttgacgCCATTGGCCGCCGCAATCTCGATGATGAGCTGAATCACATGGTCGTTGTAGTATCTGCCGTCGCCACCGACCACCAAAGTGGCATCCTGGGCGCCTTCAGGGATGGCCTCAAGAATGGCCTGGATGAAGTTCTCCGTGTAGTGTTTTTGCTGGAACACGGTaactttctttctgagcCCAGAGGTTCCGGGCTTCTGATCGAGAAAGGGTGTAGTTTCGACGATTTGAGACATCACAAAGCAATTGAAGTGAGTGGGTTGGACAAATTGACAAGTTGAGGTGAAATACTAACGCAATAGAATCCCTTGGGCGGTACTGAGGATTGCAGGCAGGACCAGGGggaggaagaaggagacAGCTAGAGGAGGCTAGTGCAGGGGGACGTAGAAAAGTGGCCGAGGATTTACCAAAGAAatttgaaagacaaaagcaaaaaatATGGAGAATTCCAGGGGTATTTATACTTCGTGGTGGGGCTAGTAGTGTCGGCCAATGCATGCATAACCTTCTCCCCACGCATGGCCAAAAGTATGAGATTAAAGATCAAGCGAAGGAAAAAGACGgaaaaaggaagcaaaaaaaagaagataaaaaaaagaaatgttTGTAAATAGGAAATCTCCGAAGGTTTACTTTGAAACTGCCTCGATTCTATCAAATGTGTGTGGAAATGGATTTGAAGCTGGGGGATGTTATATGGAGTCAGGTGAGACCACACAGTGTGCCTATAGTAACGTAGAAAGAACACAATCAGAGAGAAAAGTACGATGtgacttttcttttgagacaATCGTTTGTAAAGAAGATTGTGGCACTCAGCGATTTTTGGATTTCACATTTTCTAAAAAGTGGGGGATCTGAGTTCGGGAGTGAGAAGTCCGAAGGAACCtaaaaatggctgcaaaatgggGGAAAAGGGCGACCCAAATGCAAAGGCGGCGGGGTGCTTGACTTGTGGGAGGTAGAGGGGACGAAACCGGAAATGCTACATATTGATGTCAAATACCTGGAGCTGTGAAGGTGCTGAAACGGAATTGGGGGACCCCACTTTCGTATATTTTCTGGGTGGACAATGGTGGCCCTACATTAGCGAgaagtgaaaaattccATGCCTAGGCGATACAGTGAGCCAATTGATGAGTTGGGGAAGTACCACCAGGTAGTAAATTTGACTGAATAAGAATATTGATATCTTAACGATCCCTTTTTCTAGAAGAAGGCCTACTTCAATTGTGGAGGTGTGCAGCGTCCACTGAACACAATGAAGAGTGATTTTGGCATATTTTATTCAAGTCTAAAGTCTAAAAGATTGCAAATTGTGCTCAGCACAATCCGTttccacttcttcaccacttCTTCAGTACACGTCTACTCTGTATCTTCGTGTCGCTTCATTACTATGGACAGTGTTCTCAAGCCTGATGCTTTTTGCCGCTCAGCGGGCTTATTTCTTGATCACCTGGTTGATGGCGTCAGCCAAGTAGTCAACGTTGTCTTCGTTCACACCAGAAATGGAGAAACGGCCATCCTCGGTAGCGTACACAGAGTACTTCTCTCTCAATTCAATCACCTGCTCAGCGCTCAACCCGGTGTAGATGAACATACCtctctgcttcaacaagtggTCCCAGTTGTAGTTGGACTTGTCCAACTTCTGGTACAACTTGTCTCTGATCACGTTCAAACGGCCCACCACCTGGTCCAAGTCGCTCAACCACTCCTGGTACAAGTTCTCGTTGGCGAAGATGGTCTCAACGATTCTGGAGCCGTGGATAGGTGGGTTGGAGTAGATGGGTctgatcaacttcttgagctgcGACTCAATGGCCTTAGAGTGCTCAGCAGACTCTGTGATGATCGAGATGGACCCGGTTCTCTCACCGTACAAGCCCATGTTCTTAGCAAAAGACTGGCACAAGGCGTAGGTTGGAATCTTACCTTCCACAACCAACTCGTTCAATCTTCTGATCAAACCAATGTCCTCGTAGGTGTTGCCCGAGGCGAACCCCTGGTACGCCATGTCCACAAGAGGGAAAAGCTTTCTCTGCTGGATGATTTCCAAAACTTCTTCCCATTCCTCAGCCGTCAAGTCCATACCGGTAGGATTGTGGCAGCAGGCGTGCAACAAAATCACCGACTCCTCGGGAGCAGCGGCCAccgacttcttcaagttggcaaAGTCCAAGCCGTTGTTCTTCACGTCGTAGTAGGCGTAGAAGTCTGCCTTCAAGCCGGCGTCGGTGAACACAGCAACGTGGTTCGCCCATGTTGGCTTGGGCACAAAGATGTTCTTGGACGAGTAGAATCTGTTCAAGAAATCGGCAATCACACGGAGCGAGCCGGTACCCGAGATAGTCTGGGCGGTCACGATTCTTCcctccttgatcaattggGCTCCGTTGGCGTCCTTgttggagttgttgaagataaACTGCCTCACCGCATCCTGGTACGTTTTGGAACCGGTGATGCCCGTGTACTCCTTGTTTGTTTCGttttccaaaagcaccgTTTCGGCCTTTTTCACCGAGGGAAACACAATTGGCTTGCCCTTGCCGTCTCTGTAGGCGCCCACGCCCAAgttgattttctttgggTTCAGGTCCTTGACAAACGCTTCAGAAATACCCAAGATTTTGTCTGGAGGAGCCAAGGGGACATCGTTCCACTTGGCCAATCTGGCGCAAACAGTGAAAGATCTACTAAAACGAGCACGAATCATGGTATTGGGGGAGAAGTGATAGggttggagaagttggaaaaGTTGGAATCTGGGGATTATATAGTCGGTGCGAAAGCCGATCGGAGAAAATTTTCCACCGATAAGCAGTACACCGCCCCGATGGGCTACGAGACTGGGAATTGCACGAGAAAAGCGAGAATTTTCGGGAGATTCACTTCCCGGAGACGAATTGATGGTGCTGGGTGGGAATTGATGGGGGTGGTGATGGAGCGTGGTTTTGGGTGGGCCTCGGCTCAACGGATGCACGTGACTCACGACTCATTACTCGAACTGGTGCAACCCCGCCCTGCATACGCGTCGTTAGCGCTTGTTCCCCTCCACTTATTCCGAATTTTCCCGTAGCGCTGTTCAGGGCCTTGACCAGGTGCCGTATAAATGTGGATGGTATAAGTTAAGAAACTTCACAACTGGCAGCCAGAAGCGACAGTCGAAGACGCAAGCTGATTGGTTGACAGCACGTGTTATATGTAGGAAACTTCTGTCACTTTGTCGTTCCACTTTTCACCTTCACGTTCCACTTGTTTATGGCGAtctgtggctgcgaaatttATGCCCTTAGGCAGCCTCGGTGGGCTGACTTATGGTGGAagcaaaataaaaaaaaatccccaGTTTTTGGGCAATACGGAACTCAATGGACTTACTTCAGCGGTAAACTCTCTCTCTTTATTATTATATTTTATAGTTGTCGTAGCTTTGGCGAGTTTAGTGC
This region of Candidozyma auris chromosome 6, complete sequence genomic DNA includes:
- the AAT1 gene encoding aspartate transaminase, translating into MIRARFSRSFTVCARLAKWNDVPLAPPDKILGISEAFVKDSNPKKINLGVGAYRDGKGKPIVFPSVKKAETVLLENETNKEYTGITGSKTYQDAVRQFIFNNSNKDANGAQLIKEGRIVTAQTISGTGSLRVIADFLNRFYSSKNIFVPKPTWANHVAVFTDAGLKADFYAYYDVKNNGLDFANLKKSVAAAPEESVILLHACCHNPTGMDLTAEEWEEVLEIIQQRKLFPLVDMAYQGFASGNTYEDIGLIRRLNELVVEGKIPTYALCQSFAKNMGLYGERTGSISIITESAEHSKAIESQLKKLIRPIYSNPPIHGSRIVETIFANENLYQEWLSDLDQVVGRLNVIRDKLYQKLDKSNYNWDHLLKQRGMFIYTGLSAEQVIELREKYSVYATEDGRFSISGVNEDNVDYLADAINQVIKK
- the PGM2 gene encoding phosphoglucomutase gives rise to the protein MSQIVETTPFLDQKPGTSGLRKKVTVFQQKHYTENFIQAILEAIPEGAQDATLVVGGDGRYYNDHVIQLIIEIAAANGVKKLIVGQNGLLSTPATSHVIRIKNATGGIILTASHNPGGPDKDMGIKYNLANGGPAPESVTNKIFEISKTLTHYKTYKFDKVDLGSIGTSKVGPIEVEIIDSTADYVALMKEIFDFDLIKKFIHSAGESQGFQVLFDALNGITGPYGQKIFVEELGLPQTSVQNCVPKPDFGGLHPDPNLTYAETLVSRVDAENIAFGAASDGDGDRNMIYGAGAFVSPGDSVAIISEYAEAIPYFKKQGVYGLARSMPTSGALDLVASDKGLNVYEVPTGWKFFCNLFDAKKLSICGEESFGTGSNHIREKDGLWAICAWLNVLADFNQKFPQEKTSIKAVQEKFWQKYGRTFFTRYDYEEVSSEGANKLVELLSSIVESKKEGSELAEGYVVKEAANFSYTDLDGSVSKNQGLFIKFTNGLRFIVRLSGTGSSGATVRLYLEKHSADPSTYNEPVDKFFSKDISFILNLLKFKEFLGKDEPDVKT
- a CDS encoding GATA-type transcription factor, with amino-acid sequence MSEIQRLPQVVNPNPVHPNAKTTTSINNGTTTTKSNISSPVCRNCKTQTTPLWRRDETGQVLCNACGLFLKLHGRPRPISLKTDTIKSRNRIKQPNFSKKHGTNTPELKSKDSRVSSANAGVNTANGGKKSPKPGRKRSPPPDFAVQPKHHQGPQFQHQHQHQHQHQQPQQFHQQQHQQHPPHLIHHLPGIPGSSTAIPSPLSHPARGPSHGHLPHHLHHLSGLSSSQVQSLHYPSSTPTQFAPGLQRITSPLMLSTTLSNARSVSSTGAASPKSSLSAAQAAGALENMSNVLGPSATFKGSSHEMNGVSLMGHSAKTPSSALKQESRILPGIPPSSAPSTGASTNVIASPSFGPQFHLDSPKRDNSQGLSKPSLPPLQSRTQNATSASTFLAPTTSAPNSGPLPPIQSLHPVKMEERNALDGENARVVSHSTGEVQSTQNTAPNSGNAGNSQQQSGQNEGHEQSSNRSSNNNNNNNGDNGNSNNNNDGNNGNNGNNDGSKKANDADSIAYENTLLKTRISELELVNDLYRTRIMELEAMEQAARLRESSMRRRLDEVIALQAQNAARQGDEGEEKKAKTDQ